One window from the genome of Acinetobacter lanii encodes:
- the rlmF gene encoding 23S rRNA (adenine(1618)-N(6))-methyltransferase RlmF: MAQPKKAFPKQKSELHPRNLHRSRYDFPQLIKSCPELAPYVSPNPYNDLSINFSDPVAVKMLNKALLKHFYGIQYWDIPKDFLCPPIPGRADYIHYLADLLSASNAGHLPTGQGVRVLDIGVGANCIYPMIGHRSYGWKFVGSDIHAASVKNAKLMIEANRNLSKGIDIRLQKSAKNIFKGVIKPTDLFDLTLCNPPFHASQDEAHATATQKLRKLGKPVDRTKVVLNFGGQKNELWCDGGEERFVCQMVEESVLFAEQCFWFSTLVSKKTTLPALLKTLKRIGAVEVKTIQMAQGQKESRFVAWTFLDAQQQQAWMRTHSSKA; the protein is encoded by the coding sequence ATGGCGCAACCAAAGAAAGCATTTCCAAAGCAAAAATCGGAATTACACCCGCGAAATTTGCATCGTAGTCGTTACGATTTTCCGCAGCTGATCAAGAGTTGTCCGGAACTTGCGCCTTATGTCAGCCCCAATCCATACAATGATCTTTCGATAAATTTTTCTGACCCTGTAGCAGTCAAAATGCTCAATAAAGCCTTGCTCAAGCATTTTTATGGGATTCAATATTGGGATATTCCCAAAGATTTTCTGTGTCCACCTATTCCGGGGCGAGCCGACTATATTCATTACTTGGCCGATCTACTCAGCGCCAGTAATGCAGGTCACCTTCCAACAGGGCAAGGCGTGCGAGTCTTGGATATTGGGGTGGGGGCGAACTGTATTTATCCGATGATTGGTCATCGGAGTTATGGTTGGAAATTTGTCGGGTCGGACATTCATGCTGCATCGGTAAAAAATGCCAAGCTGATGATTGAAGCCAATCGTAATTTGAGCAAAGGTATTGATATTCGATTGCAGAAATCGGCAAAAAATATCTTTAAAGGCGTGATTAAGCCGACTGATCTTTTTGATTTGACCCTGTGTAATCCACCATTTCATGCCTCGCAAGATGAAGCCCATGCCACAGCAACTCAAAAATTAAGAAAACTAGGCAAGCCCGTTGATCGAACTAAGGTGGTGTTAAACTTTGGTGGGCAAAAAAATGAACTGTGGTGTGACGGCGGAGAAGAACGCTTTGTCTGCCAAATGGTCGAAGAGAGTGTACTGTTTGCTGAGCAATGTTTTTGGTTTAGTACCTTGGTGTCTAAGAAAACCACCTTACCAGCGCTACTCAAAACCTTAAAGCGTATTGGGGCAGTCGAGGTTAAAACCATTCAAATGGCACAGGGGCAAAAAGAAAGTCGCTTTGTGGCTTGGACTTTTTTAGATGCACAGCAACAGCAAGCGTGGATGCGTACTCACTCGAGCAAAGCTTAG
- a CDS encoding BCCT family transporter produces MSSKNTSWYSNVNPNVFLSTVVIIVLFLALVVLAPNAFDLFTKQMNQWITDSFSWFYVLSVAVFLIVLLYIAFTDMGKIKLGKDHSVPTYSKGSWFAMLFTAGMGIGLMFFGVAEPVMHYVSPPQGEGSTIDAAQQAMRVTFFHWGLHAWAIYSIVGLALAYFAYRHNLPLKIRSALYPLIGKKIYGPMGDAVDTFATIGTVFGVATTLGFGVTQINSGLNYLFGFEQSTTAQIILIIVVSAMASLSVFFGLDKGIKRLSELNLILALILLVFVFFASSSIYLLQTTIQNAGQYVSNLFSMTFNLYAYQPNGWIGGWTIMYWAWWISWSPFVGMFIARVSEGRTIREFIVGVLLIPTGFTLIWMGFMGNAALYSILHEANTGLVSAVQTDSSVALFEFLRSLPFSSVTSILATLLVMLFFVTSADSGALVTDYLTAKSDNSPTWQRLFWTVLMALLAIVLLLVGGLSALQSATMMSALPFTLIMLCICWGLLKALKLDVTKMHALQDARITPRAIQNPRSWQQRLGLIMHYPHSEAEVRHYIASDVRNAFESIQTEFKRRALQVTIQEVEDGLALKVDHHNELNFTYQVVARETVPPSFMPESLEENIQYFQAEVFLKEGGQAYDVMDWTADDLLQDIIDQYERHLHFLSLVRLPESS; encoded by the coding sequence ATGTCTTCCAAAAACACATCTTGGTATTCCAATGTGAATCCAAATGTCTTTTTAAGTACTGTGGTTATTATTGTTCTTTTTCTTGCATTGGTGGTGCTTGCACCGAACGCATTTGACCTATTCACCAAGCAAATGAATCAATGGATTACAGATTCATTTAGCTGGTTCTACGTCTTATCTGTCGCTGTATTTCTGATTGTGCTGTTGTATATCGCCTTTACCGACATGGGTAAAATCAAACTCGGTAAAGACCATAGTGTCCCCACTTATAGTAAGGGTTCATGGTTTGCCATGCTGTTTACGGCAGGGATGGGTATTGGACTGATGTTCTTTGGCGTGGCTGAACCTGTGATGCATTATGTATCACCACCTCAAGGTGAGGGGTCAACCATTGATGCCGCTCAACAAGCCATGCGGGTGACTTTTTTCCATTGGGGACTACATGCTTGGGCAATTTATTCGATTGTTGGTTTAGCCTTGGCTTACTTTGCCTATCGGCATAATTTACCCCTCAAAATTCGTTCTGCGCTGTATCCCTTAATTGGTAAAAAAATTTACGGCCCTATGGGAGATGCTGTAGATACCTTTGCCACCATTGGTACTGTTTTTGGGGTAGCAACCACCTTAGGTTTTGGGGTGACCCAAATCAATTCGGGCTTAAATTATTTATTTGGTTTTGAACAGTCCACTACCGCGCAAATTATTTTAATTATTGTGGTCAGTGCAATGGCCTCGTTGTCGGTATTTTTTGGACTGGACAAAGGCATTAAACGATTATCCGAGTTGAATTTGATCTTGGCCTTGATTCTATTGGTGTTTGTATTTTTTGCCAGTTCCAGTATTTATTTGCTACAAACCACCATCCAAAATGCCGGTCAGTATGTCTCTAATTTATTTAGCATGACCTTTAATCTGTATGCCTATCAACCCAATGGTTGGATTGGTGGATGGACGATTATGTATTGGGCATGGTGGATTTCATGGTCACCATTTGTGGGGATGTTTATTGCACGTGTGTCCGAAGGTCGCACCATTCGTGAGTTTATTGTTGGGGTGTTATTGATTCCGACAGGCTTTACCCTGATTTGGATGGGCTTTATGGGCAATGCTGCCTTATATAGTATCTTGCATGAAGCCAATACCGGTCTGGTCAGTGCCGTGCAAACCGACTCTTCTGTCGCATTGTTTGAGTTTCTGAGAAGCCTGCCATTTTCTTCCGTGACCAGTATTTTAGCCACGCTTTTGGTGATGCTCTTTTTTGTAACGTCAGCCGATTCAGGGGCTTTGGTCACCGACTATTTAACCGCTAAATCTGACAACTCACCGACCTGGCAACGGCTTTTTTGGACGGTATTGATGGCGCTATTGGCAATCGTATTGCTGTTGGTGGGGGGCTTGAGTGCCTTGCAATCTGCCACCATGATGAGTGCTCTACCATTTACCTTGATTATGCTGTGTATTTGTTGGGGCTTGCTCAAAGCTTTGAAGTTGGATGTGACCAAAATGCATGCTTTACAGGATGCCAGAATTACGCCAAGAGCCATTCAAAATCCGCGCAGTTGGCAACAACGTTTGGGCTTGATTATGCATTATCCGCACAGTGAAGCAGAGGTACGGCATTATATTGCAAGCGATGTACGTAACGCCTTTGAGAGCATTCAAACTGAGTTTAAGCGCCGTGCTCTGCAGGTGACGATTCAAGAAGTAGAGGATGGTTTAGCACTTAAAGTTGATCATCACAATGAATTGAATTTCACCTATCAGGTGGTGGCACGCGAGACTGTGCCGCCAAGTTTTATGCCTGAATCTTTAGAGGAAAATATTCAGTACTTTCAAGCTGAAGTTTTCTTAAAAGAAGGCGGGCAAGCCTACGATGTGATGGACTGGACAGCGGATGATTTACTGCAAGATATTATTGATCAGTATGAACGTCATTTACACTTCTTAAGTTTGGTTCGACTACCTGAATCCTCTTAA
- the ftn gene encoding heteropolymeric bacterioferritin subunit Ftn yields the protein MRGNPEVIDYLNMLIGGELAARDQYLIHSRMYEDWGLSKIFERIDHEMQEEAQHADAIIRRVLFLEGTPNMNRDDIEVGQEVVACLKADLKLEYEVREKLAQGVKLCEEKGDYVTRDMLRQQMSDTEEDHTYWLEKQLRLIELIGLQNYIQSQM from the coding sequence ATGCGTGGCAATCCAGAAGTAATAGATTATCTGAATATGTTGATCGGTGGTGAGCTGGCTGCACGTGATCAATATCTGATTCACTCACGTATGTATGAAGATTGGGGCTTAAGCAAAATCTTTGAACGAATCGATCACGAGATGCAAGAAGAAGCACAACATGCCGATGCGATTATTCGCCGTGTGTTGTTTCTAGAAGGCACGCCAAATATGAACCGTGATGATATTGAAGTCGGTCAAGAGGTGGTGGCATGTCTCAAAGCAGATTTGAAACTTGAATACGAGGTTCGTGAGAAATTGGCTCAAGGCGTAAAACTGTGTGAAGAAAAAGGCGATTACGTCACTCGTGATATGTTGCGTCAGCAAATGTCAGATACCGAAGAAGACCATACCTATTGGTTGGAAAAGCAATTACGCTTAATTGAATTAATTGGTTTACAAAATTACATTCAGTCTCAAATGTAA
- the ligA gene encoding NAD-dependent DNA ligase LigA, which translates to MDQSAVVAQMRQLIQVLAQHNHAYYVMDQPTIEDSEYDQLFHQLKALEQQHPELTQPDTPTRKVGGKALSKFETLTHSVPMLSLGNVFNQQELNDFARRIEERLPNQKIQYDVELKFDGLAISLWYEHGILVRGVTRGDGETGEVITENVKTIRNLPKVLTSTTTPIPELLEVRGEVLMPKAGFEKLNAENEAKGEKTFANPRNAAAGSLRQLDPSIAASRPLAFYAYGIAQCQPHHGQSTMSASLEWLTQFGFAVGEQHFVCDSIQEVQTAYEKINAERPNLSVEIDGMVIKVDDLKQQQQLGFLSREPRWATAYKFPAVAALTTVDNIDWQVGRTGTLTPVARLNPVAVGGVTVSNVTLHNIGEIHRLDVRIGDTVSVYRSGDVIPKVEKVWPEFRPVDSVEVHLPEQCPVCDSPVVMPEGEALARCSGGLYCAAQRIEAIRHFVSRKAMDIEGLGDRWAESLLHLDLLKDVADIYHLHAHREKLLTIEKMGEKSVQNLIDSIEKSKKTSFASFIFALGIRGVGETTARMLANTFQTLDALRNADLDALKKTPDVGDITAEWIIDFFQAPHNLEVVDRLIAAGIHWDAPIAPTRQPLNGESWVVTGTLSSMGRDEATQMLQALGARVSGSVSAKTKCLVAGEKAGSKLDKAEKLGVAVLDEQAFLALMAEYGQSLDA; encoded by the coding sequence ATGGATCAATCTGCTGTCGTGGCGCAAATGCGTCAACTTATTCAAGTCTTGGCACAACATAATCATGCCTATTATGTGATGGATCAGCCAACGATTGAGGACAGTGAATACGACCAATTGTTCCATCAGTTAAAAGCATTAGAGCAACAGCATCCTGAGTTGACTCAACCAGATACACCGACCCGTAAAGTGGGTGGTAAGGCCTTATCCAAATTTGAAACGCTGACCCATAGCGTCCCAATGCTGTCTTTGGGCAATGTGTTTAACCAACAAGAACTGAATGACTTTGCGCGTCGTATTGAAGAACGTTTGCCTAATCAAAAAATTCAATATGACGTGGAACTCAAGTTTGATGGCTTGGCCATTTCGCTATGGTATGAGCATGGGATATTGGTGCGTGGTGTCACCCGAGGTGATGGTGAAACTGGTGAGGTGATTACTGAGAATGTCAAAACCATTCGTAATTTGCCTAAAGTTTTGACGTCAACCACCACACCAATTCCTGAGCTACTTGAAGTGCGTGGCGAAGTACTCATGCCCAAAGCTGGCTTTGAAAAACTCAATGCTGAAAATGAGGCGAAAGGCGAGAAAACCTTTGCCAATCCACGTAATGCAGCCGCAGGTAGTTTACGTCAGCTTGATCCAAGTATTGCCGCTTCACGTCCTTTGGCTTTCTATGCTTATGGCATTGCACAGTGTCAGCCACATCATGGGCAAAGCACCATGTCTGCAAGTTTAGAATGGTTGACTCAGTTTGGCTTTGCGGTGGGTGAGCAGCATTTTGTCTGCGACAGTATTCAAGAAGTGCAAACGGCTTATGAAAAAATCAATGCTGAGCGTCCGAACTTAAGCGTTGAAATTGATGGGATGGTCATCAAAGTGGATGACCTGAAGCAACAGCAACAACTCGGTTTCTTAAGTCGTGAACCGCGTTGGGCAACAGCCTATAAATTCCCTGCAGTCGCGGCACTCACCACAGTCGACAATATCGACTGGCAAGTGGGGCGTACAGGAACATTAACGCCTGTGGCACGCTTAAATCCTGTCGCTGTGGGTGGGGTCACGGTATCCAATGTGACTTTACATAACATTGGTGAAATTCATCGCCTTGATGTGCGCATTGGGGATACGGTCAGTGTCTATCGCAGTGGTGATGTAATTCCCAAGGTGGAAAAAGTTTGGCCTGAATTCCGTCCTGTAGATAGCGTTGAAGTGCATTTACCTGAACAATGTCCTGTCTGTGATTCACCTGTGGTGATGCCTGAGGGCGAAGCTTTGGCACGCTGTTCAGGCGGACTGTATTGTGCAGCACAACGCATTGAAGCCATTCGTCATTTTGTGTCACGTAAAGCCATGGATATTGAAGGTTTGGGCGATCGCTGGGCAGAGTCTTTGTTGCATTTGGATTTGCTCAAAGATGTGGCGGATATTTATCATTTACATGCGCATCGTGAAAAATTACTGACCATTGAAAAAATGGGTGAAAAGTCGGTTCAAAATCTGATTGACTCCATTGAGAAGAGTAAAAAAACCAGCTTTGCCAGTTTTATTTTTGCGCTCGGGATTCGTGGGGTAGGTGAAACCACCGCACGTATGCTCGCCAATACCTTCCAAACCTTAGATGCGCTACGTAACGCAGATTTGGATGCCTTAAAGAAAACGCCAGATGTGGGGGACATCACCGCAGAATGGATTATCGACTTCTTCCAAGCACCCCATAATTTAGAAGTGGTAGATCGCTTAATCGCTGCTGGTATTCATTGGGATGCACCAATTGCCCCGACCCGTCAGCCCTTAAATGGCGAAAGTTGGGTGGTAACAGGAACCTTAAGCAGTATGGGGCGTGATGAAGCGACACAGATGCTTCAAGCCTTAGGTGCTCGCGTCAGCGGCAGTGTTTCAGCCAAAACCAAATGCTTAGTCGCAGGTGAAAAAGCGGGTTCTAAATTAGACAAAGCTGAAAAGTTGGGTGTAGCTGTCTTAGATGAACAGGCTTTCTTGGCACTAATGGCTGAGTATGGGCAAAGTTTAGATGCTTAA
- a CDS encoding SDR family oxidoreductase, giving the protein MNTKTITSPILVTGATGYIASWVIKQLLEQGHSVHATVRDLNKKASFQHLEKIAAHSEGELRLFKANLLDEGSFDEAMQGCEVVIHMASPFLVTNFKDPIKDLVDPALKGTINVLNSVNRTASVKRVVVTSSIASTYGDAIDILKTKYNSFDESHWNTTSSAEHQPYYYSKVAAERKAWQMQQAQNRWELVCINPSLVIGPSLTPSTQSGSVEVLQQFGNGMTRFGVPQMWNGLVDVRDVAEAHLKAAFEPNAKGRYIINAKSLTLLEMGQALRDYFGNKYPFPTMHAPKFLFKLMGPLIGHSRKYVELNVGYPIYFNAQKSIDELGMQYRDVETSLVEHFQQLIDDGIVKKRG; this is encoded by the coding sequence ATGAACACTAAGACAATAACATCACCTATCTTAGTAACAGGTGCCACAGGCTATATCGCCAGTTGGGTAATTAAACAACTACTTGAACAAGGTCATAGCGTACATGCCACAGTTCGTGATCTGAATAAAAAAGCCAGTTTTCAACATCTCGAAAAAATAGCCGCGCATAGCGAGGGTGAATTACGTTTATTTAAAGCCAATTTACTGGATGAAGGCTCTTTTGATGAGGCCATGCAAGGCTGTGAAGTGGTCATTCATATGGCATCTCCTTTCTTGGTGACCAATTTTAAAGACCCGATTAAGGACTTGGTTGACCCTGCACTCAAAGGCACCATCAATGTATTGAACAGCGTCAATCGCACAGCATCGGTTAAACGAGTGGTGGTCACCTCGAGTATTGCCTCAACGTATGGCGATGCCATCGATATTTTAAAAACCAAATATAACTCCTTTGATGAAAGCCATTGGAACACCACCAGTTCGGCTGAACATCAGCCTTATTATTACTCCAAAGTGGCGGCTGAACGCAAAGCATGGCAAATGCAACAAGCGCAAAACCGTTGGGAGTTGGTCTGCATCAACCCGTCTTTGGTGATTGGTCCTTCGCTCACGCCATCGACTCAATCGGGCAGTGTCGAAGTGCTACAACAGTTTGGCAATGGCATGACCCGCTTTGGCGTTCCGCAAATGTGGAATGGCTTGGTCGATGTGCGTGATGTGGCAGAAGCGCATCTAAAGGCAGCCTTTGAACCGAATGCCAAAGGACGTTATATCATCAATGCCAAATCCTTGACCTTGCTTGAAATGGGTCAGGCTTTACGAGATTACTTTGGCAACAAGTACCCTTTCCCGACCATGCATGCGCCTAAATTTTTATTTAAACTGATGGGCCCGCTGATCGGGCATTCGCGTAAATATGTTGAGCTGAATGTCGGTTATCCAATTTATTTCAATGCGCAAAAAAGTATTGATGAATTGGGCATGCAATATCGTGATGTGGAAACCAGTTTGGTTGAACACTTTCAACAGTTGATTGATGATGGCATCGTGAAAAAACGTGGTTAA
- the rluB gene encoding 23S rRNA pseudouridine(2605) synthase RluB, producing the protein MSEKLQKVLARVGLGSRRYMEEVIAAGRVSVNGQIAQVGERIEPTDELRIDGRKVAFQIEDEIRRRVIIYYKPEGEICSRSDPENRPTVFDQLPAIPGDRWVMVGRLDINSTGLLMFTNDGELANRLMHPSSEIEREYAVRVMGEVTPQLKKNMTTGVVLDDGPAKFESFSEIGGDGINRWYQVVVKEGRNREVRRIFESQGLKVSRLLRTRYGTVILPRELRTGRWVELDKNDIDNLTKAVELKPRQGTGLYGMAKRRNERMQDKPLAARRGGYLRQQRRDEGEATESRDPRHHYSEQRRDPRQMGYDQARSENRNSRPERTNQNSGNRFERRAEPNGNTFEQQNRGENKFAQRKPFGLNKGFKKF; encoded by the coding sequence ATGAGTGAAAAATTGCAAAAGGTACTCGCACGGGTTGGTTTAGGCTCTCGCCGTTATATGGAAGAAGTCATTGCTGCAGGACGTGTAAGTGTCAACGGTCAAATTGCTCAAGTGGGCGAACGTATTGAACCAACAGATGAGCTTCGCATCGATGGTCGTAAAGTTGCCTTCCAAATTGAAGACGAAATTCGTCGTCGTGTGATTATTTATTATAAACCTGAGGGTGAGATCTGCTCGCGTAGCGATCCTGAAAACCGTCCGACAGTATTCGATCAATTGCCAGCAATTCCAGGCGATCGTTGGGTGATGGTCGGTCGTCTCGACATTAACTCAACCGGTCTATTGATGTTTACCAATGATGGTGAATTGGCAAACCGTTTGATGCACCCATCGAGTGAAATCGAACGTGAATATGCTGTGCGTGTCATGGGTGAAGTGACACCACAATTGAAAAAGAACATGACCACAGGTGTTGTGCTTGATGATGGTCCTGCGAAGTTTGAATCGTTCTCTGAAATTGGTGGTGACGGGATTAACCGTTGGTATCAAGTGGTGGTTAAAGAAGGTCGTAACCGTGAAGTGCGTCGTATCTTTGAGTCGCAAGGTTTAAAAGTAAGCCGTCTGTTACGTACTCGCTATGGTACGGTGATTCTGCCACGTGAACTTCGTACTGGTCGTTGGGTTGAATTGGATAAGAATGACATCGACAACTTAACCAAAGCGGTTGAATTGAAACCACGTCAAGGTACGGGTCTTTACGGTATGGCAAAACGCCGTAACGAACGTATGCAAGACAAACCTTTGGCTGCGCGTCGTGGTGGTTATTTACGTCAGCAACGTCGTGACGAAGGTGAAGCAACAGAAAGTCGTGACCCACGTCATCACTACTCTGAACAACGCCGTGACCCACGTCAAATGGGTTATGATCAAGCACGTTCAGAAAACCGCAATAGCCGTCCAGAGCGCACCAACCAAAACAGTGGCAACCGCTTTGAACGTCGTGCTGAACCGAATGGCAATACATTCGAACAGCAAAATCGTGGCGAAAACAAATTTGCTCAACGTAAACCGTTTGGTTTAAACAAAGGCTTTAAAAAGTTCTAA
- a CDS encoding IS110 family RNA-guided transposase: MFYLGIDVAKAKIDCCLILENSVSKKKTKTFSNTPKGFEQLQTWLKQHAVTSTQTITLMEATSIYHELLAKYLFDAGYQVCVTNPARARYFAQSMSKLNKTDKVDSEVLARFAMTADLHFWQPLPQHIQLLNALLDRRAALCEDLQREENRLEKAESTFTMEPVLQSIHKSIEQLNKHIQGIDQQVDDHIDQNPDLKNDKELLSSIPAIADRTSLLMLSFLRSHTFERASQAAAFVGLVPIQKQSGSSIHGRSRLSKAGSSKIRAGLYMAAIVATRHNPHIKGMNKRLLANGKTKMIAIGAAMRKLVHLCYGVLKHQQPYQADYSA, translated from the coding sequence ATGTTTTATCTTGGTATTGATGTTGCTAAAGCTAAAATTGATTGCTGTTTAATTTTAGAAAACTCTGTAAGTAAAAAGAAGACTAAAACTTTTTCAAATACACCAAAAGGTTTTGAGCAACTTCAAACTTGGCTAAAGCAGCATGCTGTAACTTCTACGCAGACCATTACTTTAATGGAAGCAACTTCTATTTATCATGAACTCTTGGCGAAATATTTATTTGATGCGGGCTATCAAGTCTGCGTAACCAATCCTGCCAGAGCTCGATATTTTGCTCAGAGTATGTCTAAGCTGAATAAAACAGACAAGGTAGATAGTGAGGTTCTAGCCCGATTCGCAATGACTGCTGATCTACATTTTTGGCAACCTTTACCCCAACATATTCAATTGCTGAATGCTTTGTTGGATAGAAGAGCTGCTCTTTGTGAAGATTTACAACGTGAAGAGAATCGTTTGGAAAAAGCAGAGTCTACCTTCACGATGGAACCTGTACTTCAATCTATCCATAAGAGCATTGAACAGTTAAACAAACACATTCAGGGTATCGACCAGCAAGTTGATGATCACATTGATCAGAATCCCGATTTAAAAAATGATAAAGAACTGCTCAGCAGTATTCCAGCCATTGCAGATCGAACCAGTTTATTAATGCTGAGTTTCTTGCGCAGCCATACGTTTGAAAGGGCTAGTCAAGCGGCTGCCTTTGTTGGCTTGGTTCCCATTCAAAAGCAGTCGGGTAGCTCCATTCATGGTAGAAGCCGTTTATCCAAAGCGGGCTCTTCCAAAATACGTGCTGGTTTATATATGGCAGCCATTGTCGCAACTCGACATAATCCTCATATCAAAGGGATGAATAAAAGGTTATTGGCCAATGGTAAAACCAAAATGATAGCGATTGGAGCTGCGATGAGGAAGTTGGTTCATCTTTGTTATGGTGTACTCAAACATCAACAACCTTACCAAGCAGATTATTCAGCATGA
- a CDS encoding YybH family protein, which translates to MMRLENTQQVSPEQLVVAYGEYLNQQNIDQILSLYTDQAEIIPDQLASLQGGTAIVEFYQNTFNSIKIEGGLQIKSVDIYADVAIVRCEEPAQVTELATGQSTAHYFRELFVLIKKEGRWWIDKYMFSQNDSQA; encoded by the coding sequence ATGATGCGCTTAGAAAATACACAACAGGTTAGCCCTGAACAATTGGTAGTGGCCTATGGCGAATATTTGAATCAACAAAATATTGATCAAATCTTATCGCTATATACCGATCAGGCTGAAATTATTCCCGATCAATTAGCAAGTCTACAAGGGGGCACAGCGATTGTAGAATTTTATCAAAACACTTTTAATAGCATCAAAATTGAGGGTGGCTTACAGATAAAATCGGTGGATATCTATGCCGATGTTGCAATTGTCCGCTGTGAAGAACCGGCCCAAGTGACTGAGCTTGCAACAGGGCAAAGCACGGCACATTATTTTAGAGAATTGTTTGTGCTGATTAAAAAAGAGGGGCGTTGGTGGATTGATAAATACATGTTCTCGCAAAATGACAGCCAAGCTTAA
- the scpB gene encoding SMC-Scp complex subunit ScpB — MQMEAIIFVSEAPVSVARLKEAFQHQYSKQQLNAYLQQLAVLQHGRSIELVETAQGFRFQVRAKYKQIIAQTWPERPTKLSPSLLETLAVIAYHQPVTRADIEQIRGVTNNSQLLRTLFEWNWIKESGFRELPGRPALLVTTPQFLNAFGLASLSQLPPLQDAKEAFMALDAQAAKS; from the coding sequence ATGCAAATGGAAGCGATTATTTTTGTGAGTGAAGCACCGGTATCGGTGGCTCGTTTAAAAGAAGCCTTTCAACACCAATATTCGAAACAACAACTGAATGCATATTTGCAACAGTTGGCAGTATTACAACATGGGCGTTCAATTGAGTTGGTGGAAACCGCTCAAGGATTTCGTTTTCAAGTGCGCGCGAAATATAAACAGATCATTGCGCAAACTTGGCCTGAACGCCCAACCAAATTATCACCATCACTGTTAGAAACTTTGGCAGTGATTGCTTACCATCAGCCCGTGACCCGAGCTGATATTGAGCAAATACGTGGAGTTACGAATAACAGTCAGCTACTTAGAACGTTATTCGAATGGAACTGGATTAAAGAATCAGGGTTTCGTGAACTTCCAGGAAGACCCGCGTTGTTGGTTACAACGCCACAATTTTTGAACGCATTTGGTTTAGCGTCGCTAAGTCAATTGCCTCCCCTTCAGGATGCCAAGGAAGCTTTTATGGCTTTAGATGCGCAAGCAGCGAAGTCTTAA
- a CDS encoding alpha/beta hydrolase family protein, with amino-acid sequence MQSILMISGWGIGTQPLIPLQQNLIKHGYQVELINIFNIFETTALNKHLRLAEQFDVILGWSLGGQIATFLVDQLYKQTGKLKTLITLASNPRFVSSEDWNVGMEQMSFASLKESFEKDPVMTLKRFYYLVTQGSQTAKQDWQKLQNFIQLEDLLIQRYALEMWEKMNCVELLKKFSGQQLHVFFEQDGLVPHKVIDLIKLFDAQCLKLHSINGAHGYALFQPNLMSDKIINYLKQLSKSTVPI; translated from the coding sequence ATGCAAAGCATTTTAATGATCAGTGGATGGGGGATTGGTACACAACCTTTAATTCCACTGCAACAGAATTTAATTAAACACGGTTATCAGGTTGAACTGATCAATATCTTCAATATTTTTGAAACTACCGCTTTAAATAAACACCTGCGCTTGGCTGAACAATTTGATGTGATTTTGGGTTGGTCTTTGGGGGGACAAATTGCCACATTTTTGGTAGATCAACTGTATAAACAAACAGGCAAACTTAAAACCCTGATTACGCTGGCAAGCAACCCACGCTTTGTCAGTAGCGAAGATTGGAATGTAGGCATGGAACAGATGAGCTTTGCCAGCCTAAAAGAGTCTTTTGAAAAAGATCCAGTCATGACCCTGAAGCGGTTTTATTATTTGGTCACTCAAGGCAGTCAAACAGCCAAGCAAGACTGGCAGAAATTGCAAAATTTCATTCAACTAGAAGATCTGTTAATCCAACGCTATGCTTTAGAGATGTGGGAAAAAATGAATTGTGTCGAGTTACTGAAAAAATTCAGTGGACAACAATTGCATGTGTTTTTTGAACAAGATGGATTGGTTCCCCATAAAGTGATCGATTTAATCAAGCTGTTCGATGCTCAGTGTTTAAAATTACACAGTATCAATGGGGCACATGGTTATGCGTTGTTTCAACCGAATCTAATGAGTGACAAAATCATAAATTATTTAAAACAACTGTCGAAATCAACAGTTCCAATTTAA